The sequence gtgtccctgtggtgCCATGCCCGTGCTGTGCCATGCCTGGTGTCCACACAGTGCCATgcccgtgctgtgctgtgcccagtgcctgtgctgtgccatgccTGGTGTCGTGCCCAGTGTCCAtgtggtgctgtgctgtgcccggtgtctgtgctgtgcccagtgtCCCAGCAGCGCCATGCCCATGCTGTGCCCAGTGCTTGTGTGGTGCCGTGACCGTGCTGTGCCATGCCTGATGCTTGCACGGTGCCCGTGTTGTGCTGTGCCTGTTGTCCATGTGGTGCCATGCCCGTGCCGTGCCTGGTACTTGTGTGGTGCCATGCAAGTGTGGTGCCATGCCTGCTGCCCACGTGGTGCTGAGCCCAGTGCCTGTGCAGTGCTGTGCCCATGGGATGCCATGCCCCATGCCCATGCGGTGCTGTGCCCCTGCTGTGCTATGTCCAGTGCCCATGCCATGCCCGGTGCCCACATGGTGCCACGCCCGGTGCTTGTGGGTTCCATgcccgtgctgtgctgtgcctaCTGCCTGTGTGGTGTCGTGCCCATGCCATGCCCGGTGCCCACATGGTGCCATGCTTGGTGCCCGTGCGGTTCCAtgcccctgctgtgctgtgcccactgcctgtGCGGTGCCATGcccctgctgtgctgtccccGGTGCCCATGTGGTGCTGTGCCTGGTGCCCGTGCGGTTCCATGcccctgctgtgctgtccccagtgcctgtGCAGTGTGGTGCCGTTCCTGTGCCATGCCCGGTGCCCAAGTGATGCTTTGCCCGCTTCTTGTGCTGTGCCATGCCCCTGCtgtgcagtgcccagtgcccgTTTGGTGCCGTGTCTGTGCCATGCCCCATGCCCCTGCAGTGCCATGCCCAGTGCCTGTGTGGTACTGTGCCCCTGCAGTGCCCTTCCTGTGCCATGCCTGGTGCCCATGCCGTGCCATGCCCGCTGCCCATGTGGTGCTGTGCCCCATGCCCCTGTGGTGCTGTGCCCATGCCGTGCCATGCTTGGTGCCCGTGCGGTACCgtgtctgtgctgtgccccatgcccctgcagtgctgtgcctgtgccatgcCCAGTGCCCACGTGGTGCCATgcccctgcagtgctgtgccccTCCTGTGCCATGCCCAGTGCCCACATGGTGCCATGCCCCTGTGGTTCCATGCCCATGCCATGCCCGGTGCCCAAGCGGTGCCAGCACTGTGAGGGCAGTGCCCGCGCTGAACGCGCTCCCCGCCGGGCACTGCTGGATGCAGcggctgccctggcacctgtgaGCCCAGGGAGCTGTTTGTGCCAGCTCTCGTggcaccaggctgctccagtgccACAGGTGTGGGTTCAGTTCTTGCTGGCATCCCAGGGGGCACCCCGATGTCACCAGCCTGTGTGTCTCCAGAAGGGCTGAGCATGAGTGgcagccctgagctgccagcctgagAGGTGCTGTTATTTATCAGGATCTGtagaaataataaaatccagcccaggagctgaggaaTCGCATTTGGTGGTTGCAGAGGCAGCGTTTGCAGGTCGTTGTGTGTTGAAGTGTGGTGTCAGTGGGGTGTGTGGAGGAAAAGCTGCTGGTGTGTCGGGTAGTCAGAGGAAAATGGTCTTTTCTGGGGAGGGAAGGTGGGGTAGGAGGTGCTGGGGGATCTCAGAGAGGTCCCAGTGCTGTGTCCTcatcctctggttctgtcagacACCCAAATCCTCGGGAAACCGCAGCAAAGTGCTCACCTCGCTTCATCTGCACGGGAGAATCACAGGTTTTAACTTTCCTCTGCTCAGGTGTCCTCTGATCTGAGCTCAGAGCACACCTCCTGCAGAGGaacccccagcctgccctggagCTTGTGCCAGAAATGCCTTGGGGCACAAAGTGAGGCTTCTTGAGGGGCAGGACAGCAGCAAGGAGGGCTCCAGGGGTAGTTTAGAGAACTGTGCCACATCTGTAAAACCTCTTAGTTGTTGATGGCATCCTGGTGTCATCTGGGAACCTGAAGCCAACCAGCTGGATCAAGACACTCCAAAAGATCATTTGGAAGCCAAAACACACTGGAAAGTCTTTTGTCCTTTTTGGGAAAGCAGAAGGCTGTTTTCTGAGCTGTGGGGAGCTGGAGGAATGGGCTTGGTCAGTTCTAGGATTTGGGGAATGGGCTTGGTGGGTTCTAAGATTTGGGGAATGGGCTCAGTGTGCTCTGGGATGTGGATACTGGTACACAGAGGCACCACATGGCCAGTGATCTCAGCAGAGGGTCtgagcacctggagcaggagTCTTtgcacagcctgctctggggctcacaggagggcagccctgccccatTTCTTGCTGTTTCAGCCCCAAAGCAAATCCTGGCCCCATGCCATCTAGCTCTGCTGGCATTTGCTGTCCTGCCCTATCTGCAGTGGGGAGGCCCAAACTGCTGCATCTCTGCAACTCCTCCCCCCAAACTTGTCCCCCTGAAATTCATGgtattcaccccaaaacctcctcagTAGTACCAAAATCCTCTGGAGTCAAGGCAACTCCCcttgggagctggcacagggtggcCAAGGGCTCCACATTGGCAATCCAGGCTGTGGGACCGGCGTCTCTCTGTTCTCCTGTGACCTCCAGGCTGCCCCATGAGGGCAtcagccctgtccccagagcccaaGGATGACCATTGTCACTGGGGGGGCCaccctggagctctggggacaggcCTTGTCACAGAAACCACTGACACCTGGTGTGGATCTCCCATTGCTCCATGGTGTTGGGGTGGGTGGAAGGGAGATCTTTGGGATGACTGCTGAGGGAAGGCAGTCAGGGGGGATGGTGTGGTGGGCTGCAGCACACAAAATGGTGATCCCTCTTTTGGGGGATGGGGGAGCATGGCACTCCTGAGAGAGGGAATCTGAGAATGGTGAGGGTGGGCCTCCCTCTGGCATTTCCCCTCAGGGAGGGAGTCTGTGGGAATGGTGAGGGTGGACTTCCCTCTGGCATTTCCCCTCAGGGTTAGGGGCCTTTCCCTTGTTCCACGTCCTGCACAGTGGCTGCCAGGTGGCACAGGAGATGGTGGCCTGGTGGGGCAGCCTCGTTAACTGCTGTgccttcttctctctcttcccaAGGCTGCAAGATCAAAGCCCTGCGGGCAAAGACCAACACCTACATCAAGACCCCGGTGCGAGGGGAGGAGCCGGTCTTCATGGTGACGGGGCGGCGGGAGGACGTGGCCATGGCCCGGCGGGAGATCATCTCGGCGGCCGAGCACTTCTCCATGATCAGGGCCTCGCGCAACAAGGCGGGCACCACCTTCGGCAGCGCGCCCACCCTGCCGGGGCAGGTCACCATCCGCGTGCGCGTGCCCTACCGCGTGGTGGGGCTGGTGGTGGGCCCCAAGGGAGCCACCATCAAGAGGATCCAGCAGCAGACCAACACCTACATCATCACGCCCAGCCGGGACCGGGACCCCGTCTTCGAGATCACCGGCGCGCCGGGCAACGTGGAGCGCGCCCGCGAGGAGATCGAGACGCACATCGCGGTGAGGACGGGCAAGATTCTGGAGTACAACAACGAGAACGACTTCCTCTCCAGCAGCCCCGACTCCGGCATGGAGAACCGCTACTCGGAGGCCTGGCGGGTGCACACGCCGGCGCCGGGCTGCAAGCCCCTGTCCACCTTCCGCCAGaacagcctgggctgcatcgGCGACTGCTCCGTTGACCCCGTCTACGAGACCCCCCGGCTGAACGACCAAAACGACTTCAATTACGGTTACCTCTTCCCCAACTACGGTGTGAACAAGCAGGATTTGTACTACGGGGTGCCGGAGTCGGGCGCCCCGATGTGGGCCGGGCAGGAGAACACCAACCCCGTCTCGGTGCTCTTCTCGAAGCAGCAGCGCTCCAGCAGCACCGGCGCCATCCACCCCAACTCGCACCGCTcgccctcctcctccatccccgaGCCCGGCCTGTCCGGGCTGCCGCGGCGGTCGCAGggggagcccctgcagggcttCTCCAAGCTGGGCacgcccgccgccgcccggaCGTCGGTGGGCAGCAGCCGCGAGTGCATGGTGTGCTTCGAGAGCGAGGTGACGGCCGCGCTGGTGCCCTGCGGCCACAACCTCTTCTGCATGGAGTGTGCCGTGAGGATCTGCGAGAGGACTGATCCCGAGTGCCCCGTCTGCCACGCGGCAGCCACTCAGGCCATTAGAATATTTTCCTAAAATAGACAGAGCAGGGCattggggggggggtgggggtaGGAAGGGAGAGCGGGCGggatgagagaaaaaaaatgatgataataataataatgataataataataataataatgacatctgaagaacaaaaaaaaaaaagaatgaaagaataaattaatttaaagaagaagaagaagaagaagaaaaagaagaaatgaaattattttacaaGCAATgtatgttattttttaaaaaaataataagtgaataataaaattaaaatgaatagCAAAGCCAGAAATTTTGAAGGGCGAACAATGCTCCAGCCTGCAATGTC is a genomic window of Zonotrichia albicollis isolate bZonAlb1 chromosome 30, bZonAlb1.hap1, whole genome shotgun sequence containing:
- the MEX3A gene encoding RNA-binding protein MEX3A — translated: MPSLVVPGIMERNGGFGDLGCFGGSGKDRALLEDDRALQLALDQLCLLGLGEPSSSSSSSAVVLVEDSNNNNNNPPPPPPQQPPPPPPPPQQPPPPPPPPPPAAPKGSAAPSAGAAEPKLCALYKEAELRLKSSSNTTECVPVPSSEHVAEIVGRQGCKIKALRAKTNTYIKTPVRGEEPVFMVTGRREDVAMARREIISAAEHFSMIRASRNKAGTTFGSAPTLPGQVTIRVRVPYRVVGLVVGPKGATIKRIQQQTNTYIITPSRDRDPVFEITGAPGNVERAREEIETHIAVRTGKILEYNNENDFLSSSPDSGMENRYSEAWRVHTPAPGCKPLSTFRQNSLGCIGDCSVDPVYETPRLNDQNDFNYGYLFPNYGVNKQDLYYGVPESGAPMWAGQENTNPVSVLFSKQQRSSSTGAIHPNSHRSPSSSIPEPGLSGLPRRSQGEPLQGFSKLGTPAAARTSVGSSRECMVCFESEVTAALVPCGHNLFCMECAVRICERTDPECPVCHAAATQAIRIFS